A window from Dromaius novaehollandiae isolate bDroNov1 chromosome 1, bDroNov1.hap1, whole genome shotgun sequence encodes these proteins:
- the LACC1 gene encoding purine nucleoside phosphorylase LACC1 isoform X2 has translation MRGTSHSQARQGKASGALPRCPRKARPGGTTRRDGIFLHGFSTRTGGISYIPTLSSCNLFSSSKRRDPQAVVKENLRRLANAAGFNPKTFHRVKTDHGNAVYIMGKTEPDSYDGIVTNQKGVTIAAPGADCIPVLFADPVRRVCGAAHSGWKGTLLGVSVATVNAMVSEYGCNVKDILVVLGPSVGPCCYKLPQESAKEFHRIDPKCVRLFDSASPYIDLRRATRILLETGGILPENIQDDSVTDQNQNITLCTACHPDKFYSHFRDGTNFGTQIGFISIKA, from the exons ATGCGGGGAACAAGCCACTCCCAGGCCAGACAGGGCAAGGCCAGCGGAGCGTTACCACGGTGCCCGCGCAAGGCTCGTCCAGGCGGAACCACGCGCCGAG ATGGTATCTTCCTGCATGGATTCAGCACAAGGACAGGTGGGATCTCCTACATACCAACTCTAAGCTCCTGCAATCTCTTCAGCAGTTCCAAACGGAGGGACCCACAAGCCGTGGTTAAAGAAAACCTCCGCAGGCTAGCTAATGCTGCAGGATTTAACCCCAAGACATTTCACAGGGTCAAG ACTGATCATGGTAATGCTGTGTATATTATGGGAAAGACAGAGCCTGACAGCTATGATGGAATAGTTACAAATCAGAAAGGTGTTACAATAGCAGCTCCAGGGGCTGATTGCATACCTGTGCTATTTGCTGATCCTGTCAGAAGAGTCTGCGGTGCTGCTCATTCAG GATGGAAAGGCACTTTGTTAGGAGTTTCTGTGGCCACAGTAAATGCTATGGTATCTGAATATGGCTGTAACGTGAAAGATATCCTTGTGGTCCTGGGCCCATCTGTAGGACCTTGCTGCTATAAACTTCCTCAAGAATCAGCTAAAGAATTTCACAGAATTGATCCAAAGTGTGTGAGACTATTTGACTCTGCAAGTCCTTATATCGATCTTAGAAGAGCAACACG GATTCTTCTCGAGACCGGTGGGATTCTTCCTGAGAACATCCAGGACGATTCTGTCACAGACCAGAATCAAAATATCACTCTCTGTACTGCATGCCACCCTGATAAGTTTTACTCTCACTTTCGTGATGGCACTAACTTTGGGACACAGATTGGCTTCATATCAATCAAAGCCTGA
- the LACC1 gene encoding purine nucleoside phosphorylase LACC1 isoform X1 produces the protein MVEAVVIDLFSLPANLQNDIQDLLCNMLGTTEECPSVTSPLVYVMCCQTQQSERKDEQESLLPALRDFLTLKKNLEVVRALTTAAALYTIKQRLDEKDLHVIKIILPAFRRDLMKVYIDHLFTAVYQFEFEDLQMASDCNNLLIAEPHTEGQTLPTQDVELITREIQMYLQSLPSLKGELTILRSSLIPDGIFLHGFSTRTGGISYIPTLSSCNLFSSSKRRDPQAVVKENLRRLANAAGFNPKTFHRVKTDHGNAVYIMGKTEPDSYDGIVTNQKGVTIAAPGADCIPVLFADPVRRVCGAAHSGWKGTLLGVSVATVNAMVSEYGCNVKDILVVLGPSVGPCCYKLPQESAKEFHRIDPKCVRLFDSASPYIDLRRATRILLETGGILPENIQDDSVTDQNQNITLCTACHPDKFYSHFRDGTNFGTQIGFISIKA, from the exons ATGGTGGAAGCAGTAGTGATTGATCTGTTCAGCCTGCCAGCAAACTTGCAGAACGACATCCAAGATTTACTGTGTAACATGCTGGGAACTACTGAAGAATGCCCTTCTGTCACTTCTCCACTGGTTTATGTCATGTGCTGCCAGACACAGCAGAGTGAAAGGAAGGATGAGCAAGAGTCCTTGCTTCCAGCTCTGAGAGACTTTCTGACTCTGAAGAAAAACCTAGAGGTGGTACGTGCTCTGACTACAGCTGCTGCTTTGTACACCATCAAACAAAGACTAGATGAAAAAGACTTACACGTCATTAAAATTATTCTACCTGCATTCAGGAGGGACTTAATGAAAGTATATATAGACCATCTCTTTACTGCAGTCTACCAATTTGAATTTGAGGATTTACAGATGGCATCTGATTGTAATAACCTACTGATAGCTGAACCTCATACTGAAGGGCAAACACTTCCTACCCAGGACGTGGAGCTCATCACAAGGGAGATTCAGATGTATTTGCAAAGCCTGCCAAGCCTGAAAGGGGAGCTCACTATCCTCAGATCTTCCCTGATCCCGG ATGGTATCTTCCTGCATGGATTCAGCACAAGGACAGGTGGGATCTCCTACATACCAACTCTAAGCTCCTGCAATCTCTTCAGCAGTTCCAAACGGAGGGACCCACAAGCCGTGGTTAAAGAAAACCTCCGCAGGCTAGCTAATGCTGCAGGATTTAACCCCAAGACATTTCACAGGGTCAAG ACTGATCATGGTAATGCTGTGTATATTATGGGAAAGACAGAGCCTGACAGCTATGATGGAATAGTTACAAATCAGAAAGGTGTTACAATAGCAGCTCCAGGGGCTGATTGCATACCTGTGCTATTTGCTGATCCTGTCAGAAGAGTCTGCGGTGCTGCTCATTCAG GATGGAAAGGCACTTTGTTAGGAGTTTCTGTGGCCACAGTAAATGCTATGGTATCTGAATATGGCTGTAACGTGAAAGATATCCTTGTGGTCCTGGGCCCATCTGTAGGACCTTGCTGCTATAAACTTCCTCAAGAATCAGCTAAAGAATTTCACAGAATTGATCCAAAGTGTGTGAGACTATTTGACTCTGCAAGTCCTTATATCGATCTTAGAAGAGCAACACG GATTCTTCTCGAGACCGGTGGGATTCTTCCTGAGAACATCCAGGACGATTCTGTCACAGACCAGAATCAAAATATCACTCTCTGTACTGCATGCCACCCTGATAAGTTTTACTCTCACTTTCGTGATGGCACTAACTTTGGGACACAGATTGGCTTCATATCAATCAAAGCCTGA